The Anaeromyxobacter sp. Fw109-5 genomic interval GGTCGCCGGTGGCGAGCAGGCCCACCATGTCCTTCTCCCCCTCGAGGCCAAAGCTCCGCTCGTACCGGAACAGGAACACCCCCGCCTTGCGGAAGGTGGAGTGGCTGCCGGTGAGGAGCCGCTCGGCGACGCGGGGATCGACCGCGAAGGCGCGCCCCTCGGCAAAGGCAATGGGGGCGGCGTCGCTGTCGATCGTGCCGCCCTTCACCCCCACCGCGTCCTCCACGAGCTTCACCGCCGCCTCGAAGCTCTTCGGGGCCGGCAGGACGATCGGACCGTCGACGGCGACCGCGTCGGGAGCGCCCGCGGGCACGGCCGGCTCGGCGAGGGCCCCCAGGGGGGAGAGCGCGAGCAGCAGGGCGGCACCGACCGGAGGAATGGGCGAGCTCGAGCGCGCACGCGGCGCGCGGAACCACTTCGATGGCGTCATCACGGCTCCCCCTCCCCCGAGGTTCAGCCGATGGTATGCGGCCGAGTGTCGCGCGGCAAATTCGCGCCCGTGCACCGCGAGCGTCGTACAGCGCCTGACATCGGGCGTTGTCGCGCGGAGGCGCTCGGAACACGGGAGGAAGAGCCCGGGCGCCGTCGCGGAAGCGGGCGCTCTCGGGCCCTCGCCTGGGAGTGCAGGGGCGCGGTGGAGCTACCGCGGGCGCCAGCCCGGGGGCGGCTCGGCGAAGCCGCGGCTCTCGCGGAACGGCTCGGCGGTCTCGCGCAGCCAGGCGTCGTCGCGCGCCGCCCAGCGCCCGTCCACGTCGATTCCGAGCGCGAGGAGCCCCCGGCGAT includes:
- a CDS encoding DUF4253 domain-containing protein; translation: MTPSKWFRAPRARSSSPIPPVGAALLLALSPLGALAEPAVPAGAPDAVAVDGPIVLPAPKSFEAAVKLVEDAVGVKGGTIDSDAAPIAFAEGRAFAVDPRVAERLLTGSHSTFRKAGVFLFRYERSFGLEGEKDMVGLLATGDQRAVIRRMGTAGPKRGVTNAQVVSWLSALEREEAFELFEIGPDYVAGKFLRAPKHPEAIARRAAKIAPDLVAGHTNPIAGLTDLIGKHRTLYLIWD